A part of Maridesulfovibrio hydrothermalis AM13 = DSM 14728 genomic DNA contains:
- a CDS encoding universal stress protein has product MKHILLATHGTPGAQRAEKLAAQWAEEYSAKITVLSIINDAWGDMTCDDWLNTSTTRNKFGSYVAEEIAKEIGAVWDRLKIELSGKEVNFISRGGKLDEVLARTAEELEADLIIMGAWQKEQAPGFRDRFENKKLHTKIQCPVVVAP; this is encoded by the coding sequence ATGAAACATATATTACTTGCCACTCACGGAACACCCGGTGCTCAAAGAGCCGAAAAACTTGCCGCTCAATGGGCAGAAGAATACAGTGCTAAAATCACAGTTCTTTCAATCATTAACGATGCCTGGGGTGATATGACCTGCGATGACTGGCTGAATACTTCAACCACCCGTAATAAATTCGGCTCCTACGTGGCAGAAGAAATCGCCAAGGAAATAGGAGCAGTCTGGGACAGGCTTAAAATCGAGCTTTCCGGAAAAGAAGTAAACTTCATCAGCAGAGGCGGTAAACTCGATGAAGTGCTCGCCAGAACCGCAGAGGAACTGGAAGCTGACCTTATAATCATGGGTGCATGGCAGAAAGAACAAGCTCCCGGCTTTCGGGACCGCTTTGAAAATAAAAAACTTCATACTAAAATCCAATGTCCGGTAGTGGTGGCTCCATGA
- a CDS encoding YeiH family protein, with amino-acid sequence MAQAGYGRPNNTPVWIISAMLLMYGVLVASGALTDLLSTLKVHKAMDLMETLSFIGGGLGLATAVLRKVRWNNKPTNFDTFVLETIPGILFIIALAMGIRWFAEPMVKIMSSSLVPVLGFKIHKVLNLNYVVLGILVGIVITNSSGIPKFAASGVKTARFVLKMGVILLGARYSFAELAKLGMVSVWLIGFFVLGTVFFVLFLGKLFNQPKTMTGVLSAGMGVCGVSATVACAPVVKAKCSEMAYTIGTILGFGILCMFAFPTIGKLAGMNATQFGAWAGTGILNSAQVAAACLAFNAVDIKTLKVGEIFNITRVLFLPVIVLVLATWFGKASGQKLTFKEVVIDKFPIFILGFLLLFFCSSMGLFSPAGHYKGKYLDFSYSQRTEIAPEEQTVIADAWKTGIKGLTQEESAAFEDLVKQHQIAGDFETRENKELFDSVARERMSGLESILARHKGGEIIMSTDVKSALEHAVKQVHKKSKTIVALTDAMIWFFAYGLIGLGMQITGKSLKQAGGWPLVMGGISGVTKATLSFIVVMYFVKDVVLK; translated from the coding sequence ATGGCACAAGCCGGATACGGACGTCCCAATAACACCCCGGTATGGATCATCAGCGCAATGCTGCTGATGTATGGAGTACTGGTAGCATCAGGGGCACTTACAGATTTACTGTCTACACTCAAGGTTCATAAGGCTATGGACCTTATGGAGACCTTAAGCTTTATCGGCGGCGGACTGGGTCTAGCCACAGCAGTTCTGCGTAAAGTACGCTGGAACAACAAACCCACAAACTTTGACACCTTTGTTCTGGAAACCATTCCCGGAATTCTGTTCATCATTGCCTTGGCAATGGGCATCCGCTGGTTCGCTGAGCCTATGGTCAAGATTATGAGTTCGTCTCTTGTCCCCGTACTGGGTTTTAAGATTCATAAGGTTCTCAACCTGAACTATGTTGTTCTGGGAATTCTTGTCGGTATCGTGATCACCAACAGCTCAGGTATACCTAAGTTTGCTGCTTCAGGCGTAAAAACCGCCCGTTTCGTTTTGAAAATGGGTGTTATCCTGCTTGGCGCACGTTACTCTTTTGCTGAACTGGCCAAGCTGGGCATGGTTTCAGTCTGGCTCATCGGTTTCTTCGTTCTGGGAACAGTCTTTTTCGTTCTGTTCCTCGGCAAATTATTTAACCAGCCAAAAACCATGACTGGCGTTCTCTCTGCCGGTATGGGAGTTTGCGGCGTATCTGCAACAGTTGCCTGCGCCCCGGTTGTCAAAGCTAAATGTTCTGAAATGGCTTACACCATCGGAACCATTCTGGGCTTCGGTATTCTGTGTATGTTTGCCTTCCCAACTATTGGTAAACTGGCCGGAATGAACGCAACTCAATTCGGAGCATGGGCTGGAACAGGTATCCTTAACTCCGCACAGGTTGCGGCAGCCTGTCTTGCTTTTAACGCAGTTGATATCAAAACACTCAAAGTGGGTGAAATTTTCAACATCACCCGCGTTCTGTTCCTGCCTGTTATCGTGCTGGTCCTGGCGACATGGTTCGGTAAGGCTTCCGGACAGAAGCTGACCTTCAAAGAAGTTGTTATCGACAAATTCCCCATCTTCATCCTTGGTTTTCTGCTCCTGTTCTTCTGCTCATCTATGGGCCTGTTCTCCCCCGCAGGACACTACAAAGGCAAATATCTCGACTTCAGCTACAGCCAGCGTACTGAAATTGCTCCCGAAGAGCAGACCGTTATCGCAGATGCCTGGAAAACAGGAATTAAAGGTCTGACTCAGGAAGAATCCGCTGCTTTTGAAGATCTGGTTAAACAGCATCAGATCGCAGGTGATTTTGAAACCCGTGAAAACAAAGAACTCTTCGACTCAGTTGCCCGCGAACGTATGTCCGGCCTTGAATCAATCCTCGCCAGACATAAAGGCGGAGAGATCATCATGTCCACCGATGTGAAATCTGCCCTTGAGCATGCGGTAAAGCAGGTTCATAAAAAATCCAAAACAATCGTTGCTCTGACCGATGCCATGATCTGGTTCTTTGCTTACGGGCTGATCGGTCTGGGTATGCAGATTACCGGTAAGTCGCTTAAGCAGGCCGGCGGATGGCCACTCGTCATGGGCGGCATATCCGGTGTGACCAAAGCAACACTGTCCTTCATCGTGGTCATGTACTTCGTCAAAGACGTTGTTCTTAAGTAA
- a CDS encoding c-type heme family protein — protein MTSFKPKNIQAKFLIGIGAIVLTIGIFFASGMYFHLSSLLDSQVKGKADLIFNQVGAVQSYVREVLRPEVRAVIAEDEFIIEAMSSSYISRAIMQRVASDDKEYHYRRVAENARNPLFEMNAEESRLLGYFRKHPDEKYWEGYRKLGGVEYFVKARPVVFKKSCLTCHGVSKDAPAVLLSRYGDKRGFGHKENSVGGLVIVGVPVEKAVAGINKTTARYAILYGCVMIFLFVLIQFFFNRLVMGNIRNLSRKFHTLLKDEDKSEVLDKIVHGDEIEEVAQGIEELGEHLHQAQEQLREHSENMEQMVEVRTDELKKEVHERRADVDLFVRLLDGFNKSFTRREMWQFALPLLVQRFNAESATFICMVASHNHFSWPESTPKPALPENWREILTEVKPVFEKNRGFIPVAASENLTEGIFCLVWDESVEISRQDQDVLRAIGQQMGIAMENINALNNLLHQKDVLQAIVEGMGDPVLFVDGNCNIILANEAARILAGSFSGVPSDVECAGLFLEGAVLERCSSESGLKCHDNLPCKIALDDGRSFSVSVFPIEESGEKQGRRVVCIRDITQEKQMLVRMQQSEKLATVGKLAAGLAHEINNPLGVIKCYGELLKDGLANPDVLADLDIILKHASQAQNVLQDLLNFARPRPIELAELDLAGAVANAVGVFRVQAEKNGVQVLYFVDENLPSITTNAQAIEQILANLLNNGLDAVKPGSGVIDISLYSSGEEEVLLRVADNGSGLDRESIGNIFDPFFTTKEVGKGTGLGLAVVYGLVKDLGGRIEVENDNGAVFSVYLPAEKGGQ, from the coding sequence ATGACTAGCTTCAAACCTAAAAATATACAGGCCAAGTTCCTGATCGGTATCGGGGCTATTGTCTTGACTATCGGAATCTTTTTTGCGTCAGGGATGTATTTTCATCTTAGTTCACTGCTGGATTCGCAGGTTAAAGGTAAGGCTGATCTTATATTTAATCAGGTTGGGGCGGTGCAGTCTTATGTGCGTGAAGTTTTGCGCCCCGAGGTTCGCGCGGTCATTGCTGAAGATGAATTTATTATTGAGGCTATGTCTTCCTCCTATATTTCACGGGCAATTATGCAGCGTGTTGCTTCGGATGATAAAGAGTATCACTATCGTCGTGTTGCCGAGAATGCACGTAATCCCCTTTTTGAAATGAATGCTGAAGAGAGCAGGCTGCTGGGTTATTTCCGGAAACATCCTGATGAAAAATACTGGGAAGGGTATAGAAAGCTTGGCGGGGTAGAATATTTCGTGAAAGCCCGTCCAGTTGTTTTTAAAAAATCCTGCCTGACATGTCACGGCGTAAGTAAAGATGCCCCTGCCGTTCTGCTGAGTCGTTACGGAGATAAGCGGGGCTTCGGGCATAAAGAGAATTCTGTCGGCGGTTTGGTAATTGTCGGTGTGCCGGTGGAAAAGGCTGTGGCCGGCATTAACAAAACTACTGCAAGGTATGCCATTTTATATGGCTGCGTTATGATCTTTTTGTTTGTCCTGATTCAGTTCTTTTTCAATAGACTGGTCATGGGAAATATTCGAAACCTGAGTAGGAAATTTCACACTCTGCTTAAGGATGAAGATAAATCCGAAGTGCTCGATAAAATCGTGCATGGCGATGAAATTGAAGAGGTTGCGCAAGGCATTGAGGAGCTTGGAGAACACTTGCATCAGGCGCAGGAACAGCTCCGCGAGCACTCTGAAAATATGGAGCAGATGGTCGAGGTCCGAACAGATGAACTCAAAAAAGAAGTTCACGAAAGAAGGGCTGATGTCGATTTGTTTGTGCGTTTGCTGGACGGGTTCAATAAAAGTTTCACCCGTAGAGAAATGTGGCAGTTTGCACTGCCTTTGCTGGTGCAGAGATTTAATGCTGAAAGCGCAACCTTTATATGTATGGTTGCTTCGCATAATCATTTTTCATGGCCTGAGTCTACGCCTAAACCGGCGTTACCTGAAAACTGGCGGGAAATTCTAACAGAGGTGAAACCTGTTTTTGAAAAAAACAGAGGCTTTATACCCGTGGCTGCCTCGGAGAATTTAACCGAAGGGATTTTCTGTCTGGTCTGGGATGAAAGTGTGGAAATCAGCAGGCAGGATCAGGATGTTTTGCGGGCAATCGGGCAGCAGATGGGAATCGCTATGGAGAATATAAATGCTCTTAACAATCTGCTGCATCAAAAAGATGTATTGCAGGCTATTGTTGAAGGCATGGGTGATCCGGTTCTTTTTGTGGACGGTAATTGTAATATCATCCTCGCAAATGAAGCTGCCAGAATTTTGGCCGGATCATTTTCCGGCGTTCCATCCGATGTAGAATGCGCAGGTCTTTTTCTTGAAGGTGCGGTACTTGAAAGGTGTTCCTCTGAATCGGGTCTTAAGTGCCATGACAATTTGCCTTGCAAAATTGCTTTGGATGACGGACGCTCCTTTTCAGTCAGTGTTTTTCCTATTGAAGAATCCGGAGAAAAGCAGGGCCGCAGGGTTGTTTGTATCAGGGATATTACGCAGGAAAAGCAGATGCTGGTTAGAATGCAGCAGAGTGAAAAACTGGCGACTGTCGGTAAACTTGCCGCCGGCCTTGCTCATGAAATAAATAATCCTCTCGGTGTTATTAAATGTTACGGTGAACTCCTTAAGGACGGACTGGCCAACCCGGATGTTCTGGCGGATTTAGATATTATTCTTAAACATGCGTCGCAGGCTCAGAATGTTTTGCAGGATTTGCTTAATTTTGCCCGTCCAAGGCCCATTGAATTGGCGGAGCTTGATCTGGCCGGAGCCGTTGCCAACGCTGTTGGAGTTTTCAGGGTTCAGGCAGAAAAGAATGGAGTGCAGGTGTTGTATTTTGTCGATGAGAATCTTCCTTCCATCACAACTAATGCGCAGGCCATCGAACAGATACTTGCCAACCTGCTTAATAACGGCCTTGATGCAGTAAAGCCCGGAAGCGGGGTGATCGATATCAGTTTGTACAGTTCAGGAGAAGAGGAAGTTTTGCTTAGAGTTGCAGATAATGGCTCGGGGCTTGACCGTGAGAGTATCGGCAATATTTTTGATCCTTTCTTTACTACTAAAGAAGTTGGTAAAGGGACCGGTCTGGGGCTTGCCGTTGTTTACGGTCTGGTAAAAGATTTAGGCGGCAGGATTGAGGTCGAGAATGATAACGGCGCAGTTTTTTCCGTTTACCTTCCGGCAGAGAAGGGAGGGCAGTAA
- a CDS encoding sigma-54-dependent transcriptional regulator: MKNPVGILIVDDEIDFATGIARLIQRFFPHEEIMTVNSGIEALNILDKKPFGLLLTDLNMPGMDGAELLKKAIANRPDLGVVILTAFGTVSTAVKALKLGAYDFITKPVEPEALRLVVERGIERCNLLGENSRLKKELSEKRGRGELIGDCLAMRRLQERISAVAESDYTVLIRGESGTGKELVARTIHQLSNRSSGPLMTVNCPAISDQLLESELFGHVKGAFTGANRTRKGIFVNANKGTLLLDEIGDITSGIQTKLLRVLQEGEVRPVGSSNNVKVDVRIIASTNRNLEAKVADRSFRSDLYYRLNVLTLHVPTLGERKEDIPLLARHFLKATCKETGVPAKELSTDAVVYLSMRKWPGNIRELQNFIRRLTVFSPADVIEMAQIRMVESIDGSPQDIVRSISPYKEAKEKLVDDFTRTYTTELLGNYKGNVSEAARQSGLSRMALLKILKRLDIDADEFRHGGAG; the protein is encoded by the coding sequence ATGAAAAATCCTGTAGGCATACTTATCGTAGATGACGAAATTGATTTTGCAACTGGAATTGCAAGGCTTATTCAGCGTTTTTTTCCTCATGAAGAAATAATGACTGTGAATTCCGGTATTGAAGCTCTGAACATTTTGGATAAAAAACCGTTTGGCCTGCTGCTTACTGATTTGAATATGCCGGGTATGGATGGTGCTGAGCTGCTTAAAAAAGCTATTGCCAATCGTCCTGATCTCGGTGTGGTTATTTTGACTGCTTTCGGTACAGTCTCCACTGCGGTAAAGGCCCTGAAACTTGGGGCTTACGATTTTATCACTAAACCTGTTGAACCTGAAGCACTGCGACTGGTGGTTGAGCGGGGCATTGAAAGGTGTAATTTACTCGGGGAAAACAGCAGGCTTAAAAAAGAGCTTTCCGAAAAGCGCGGGCGCGGTGAACTAATTGGTGACTGCCTTGCCATGCGCCGTTTGCAGGAACGCATTTCAGCGGTGGCGGAGTCGGATTATACAGTGCTTATCAGGGGAGAATCCGGAACCGGAAAGGAGCTTGTGGCCCGCACAATTCATCAACTCAGCAACCGTTCCAGCGGTCCGCTCATGACCGTCAATTGTCCGGCAATTTCAGATCAGTTACTTGAAAGTGAACTCTTCGGGCATGTGAAAGGGGCTTTTACCGGTGCAAACCGTACGCGCAAGGGTATTTTTGTTAACGCCAACAAAGGGACACTGCTGCTTGATGAAATCGGGGATATCACTTCGGGAATTCAGACCAAGCTGCTTAGAGTGTTGCAGGAAGGGGAAGTGCGTCCTGTCGGTTCAAGTAATAATGTAAAGGTTGATGTGCGTATAATAGCATCAACAAACAGGAATCTTGAAGCTAAGGTCGCGGACCGCAGTTTCAGAAGTGATCTGTATTATCGCTTGAACGTGCTGACTTTGCACGTGCCGACTCTTGGTGAGCGCAAGGAGGATATTCCTCTTTTGGCCCGTCATTTTTTGAAAGCAACCTGCAAGGAGACTGGAGTGCCTGCTAAAGAATTATCCACTGACGCAGTTGTTTACCTTTCCATGCGCAAATGGCCCGGCAATATCAGGGAGCTTCAGAATTTTATTCGCAGGTTGACTGTTTTTTCCCCCGCGGACGTAATTGAAATGGCGCAGATACGCATGGTTGAATCAATTGACGGTTCCCCGCAGGATATTGTCCGTTCAATTTCTCCATACAAGGAAGCTAAAGAGAAGCTGGTGGATGACTTTACGCGGACTTACACCACTGAGCTTCTTGGCAACTACAAAGGTAATGTCTCCGAGGCCGCAAGGCAGAGTGGACTTTCGCGTATGGCTTTGCTCAAGATACTTAAACGGCTTGATATTGATGCTGATGAATTCAGACATGGCGGCGCAGGTTAG
- a CDS encoding PEP/pyruvate-binding domain-containing protein, with amino-acid sequence MDVVKVLRYWAENIFTPRSMLQRKYESFKALLEYDSKALNLIADLEEIFYGEKLADRQQTVALHAELADAVEGMIRQLLVMNPLNYHDLPDNFQRINTAARTSVIPQLSESKVPYIISLAEAGEQPHLAGGKGANLGKVFNLDGINVPTGFVITANAFHYFIEYNGLRAELDKRLCKMEAGKRDLLAVLTLEIQELILAGELPPDLVDEMEQARCQYLEDETILAVRSSALAEDSEISFAGQYASELNIAVDDVVDAYKRVLAGKYCPRAVSYRIVNGLTDSDTAMAVLIIPMIDARSAGVIYSIDPDCLNRDSIGIYGVSGLGNSLVDGSVVPAKASLHREQTPRLVSECAFDSASLPDEKMLVELARCALRLEEYFGCPQDVEWAIDQGGEFHILQTRPLQQEHDVATVTHGPIPAVPYIDGLERASAGAGCGEIYFARTGEEIARIPEGCVIITPTLKPALLTFAGNINAVLSATGSRASHFASVAREMGIPVLVGDVMERFKQGQLVTVDGMEGAVFEGCVEDVLTRSFSTAEVSSRVLDLYKDIIPHTVKLTLTDPQGDNFSAQGCRSLHDLVRFCHEKSINEMFSLVDKRGLGMGRAKQLETGLPLVLYVIDLDRGLSSGTEKKKIVRPDDISSTPMQALWLGLADKRVPWSEELTHVDWEEFDRMSAGIFNKNSKILASYGILAKDYLHLLVRFGYHLSEVDSLCGDDAMQNYIKFRFKGGGAGIDNRLLRLQFISQVLNHYGFEIKIRGDMLDAVSARLDRFETERQLSVLGYLMAVTRLMDMRMVDNAQVDDEVSSFIKDAENIDG; translated from the coding sequence ATGGATGTTGTGAAGGTCTTAAGGTACTGGGCTGAAAATATTTTCACCCCGCGCTCTATGCTGCAACGTAAGTATGAATCTTTTAAGGCTCTGCTGGAATACGATTCCAAAGCCCTTAACCTGATCGCTGATCTTGAAGAAATATTTTATGGTGAAAAGCTGGCTGACCGTCAACAGACCGTAGCTCTGCATGCGGAGCTTGCTGATGCCGTCGAAGGGATGATCCGGCAGCTTCTTGTTATGAACCCTTTGAATTATCATGACCTTCCGGATAATTTCCAGCGCATTAATACTGCCGCACGTACTTCCGTTATTCCGCAATTATCTGAATCAAAAGTTCCGTACATCATATCATTGGCAGAGGCCGGTGAACAGCCGCATTTAGCTGGAGGAAAAGGGGCTAATCTGGGTAAGGTTTTTAACCTTGACGGTATAAATGTGCCCACCGGTTTTGTCATTACTGCCAACGCTTTTCATTACTTTATAGAATATAACGGTCTTAGAGCTGAACTTGACAAAAGGCTTTGTAAGATGGAGGCGGGAAAGCGCGACCTGCTGGCTGTTCTGACCCTTGAGATTCAGGAGTTGATCCTTGCCGGTGAGCTGCCTCCTGATCTGGTTGATGAAATGGAGCAGGCCCGTTGTCAATATCTGGAGGATGAAACGATTCTGGCAGTACGTTCCAGTGCACTTGCTGAGGATAGTGAAATTTCATTTGCCGGACAGTATGCCAGTGAACTGAATATTGCAGTTGATGATGTAGTTGATGCATATAAGCGGGTTCTGGCTGGTAAATATTGCCCCCGCGCGGTTTCTTATCGAATTGTCAACGGGCTTACTGACAGTGATACTGCAATGGCTGTTCTGATCATTCCCATGATCGATGCCCGGAGTGCCGGAGTTATTTATTCCATTGATCCGGATTGCCTGAACCGCGATTCTATAGGAATTTACGGGGTCAGCGGGCTGGGAAATTCTTTGGTGGACGGCAGCGTTGTGCCTGCCAAAGCATCACTTCATCGGGAGCAGACCCCTCGTTTAGTAAGTGAATGCGCTTTTGATTCGGCGAGCTTGCCGGACGAAAAGATGCTGGTGGAACTTGCTCGCTGCGCTTTGCGGCTGGAGGAGTATTTCGGGTGTCCGCAGGATGTGGAGTGGGCTATCGATCAGGGCGGAGAATTTCATATTTTACAAACGCGTCCGTTGCAGCAGGAGCATGATGTTGCGACCGTAACACATGGTCCGATTCCTGCCGTACCTTATATTGATGGACTTGAACGGGCTTCTGCGGGGGCCGGATGCGGGGAGATTTATTTCGCGCGTACCGGAGAAGAGATTGCACGTATTCCAGAGGGATGCGTGATTATTACCCCGACCCTTAAACCTGCGCTGCTGACTTTTGCCGGAAATATCAACGCGGTTCTTTCGGCTACGGGAAGTCGGGCCAGTCATTTTGCCTCGGTTGCGCGTGAAATGGGTATACCTGTGCTTGTCGGTGATGTTATGGAGCGATTCAAGCAGGGGCAGCTTGTTACCGTTGACGGCATGGAAGGGGCTGTTTTTGAAGGATGTGTTGAGGATGTTTTGACCAGATCGTTCAGCACTGCTGAGGTTTCCTCGCGTGTGCTTGATCTGTACAAAGATATTATTCCTCATACGGTCAAGCTAACTTTGACTGACCCGCAGGGGGATAATTTTTCAGCACAAGGGTGTAGATCTTTACATGATCTCGTGCGGTTTTGTCATGAAAAATCAATAAATGAAATGTTCTCACTGGTTGATAAAAGAGGTCTCGGCATGGGGAGGGCAAAGCAGTTAGAAACCGGATTGCCGCTGGTCCTTTATGTAATCGATTTGGATCGTGGACTGTCTTCGGGAACAGAAAAGAAAAAAATAGTCAGGCCGGATGATATAAGTTCTACCCCCATGCAGGCATTATGGCTCGGTCTTGCTGATAAAAGGGTTCCGTGGTCCGAAGAGCTTACCCATGTGGACTGGGAGGAGTTTGATCGCATGTCTGCCGGAATTTTTAATAAAAATTCTAAAATCTTGGCAAGCTATGGAATTCTGGCAAAAGATTACCTGCATCTGCTGGTCCGCTTCGGATACCATCTTTCGGAAGTGGATTCCCTGTGCGGCGATGATGCGATGCAGAATTATATAAAATTTCGCTTTAAGGGCGGTGGTGCAGGTATTGATAATAGGCTGCTCCGGCTTCAGTTTATAAGTCAGGTTTTAAATCATTACGGTTTTGAAATTAAAATTCGCGGAGACATGCTTGATGCTGTCAGTGCCCGTCTTGACCGTTTTGAAACTGAAAGGCAGCTTTCTGTTCTCGGATATTTGATGGCTGTTACCCGTCTTATGGATATGCGCATGGTTGATAATGCTCAGGTTGATGATGAAGTAAGCTCTTTTATTAAAGATGCGGAGAATATTGATGGCTGA
- a CDS encoding protein-tyrosine phosphatase family protein: MAEQSGNVAYILTWVTDQLAVGCAPMSHVQLASIKKQGVDVILNLCGEFCDLHDIERDAGFDVHYMPLEDEEAPDLIELERALAWMDEAIYLGKKVLIHCRHGIGRTGTVLNAYLLRRGLGHKLAGKKMKKLRSKPANFVQWWTVRKYGRQSGKLTARAPSLEFKRLVDLAPFFNDYYKLVEEVESRAAETAGRKLCGLDDDHCCRTPVSLTLVEALHVSHSINLELRQDVRLKVIEKAVETARAERRTVSDLNSEGKTKYCLSRAGAECPLLENGKCLLFDYRPLQCRAFGLDISRDGRLWHDTLIPALDKVSLEVWFAYTGMLHDETMPLFSLPDVVSGKFIEQLFKLMMTFGIDDNL, from the coding sequence ATGGCTGAGCAAAGCGGCAATGTTGCATATATTCTTACATGGGTCACCGATCAGCTTGCAGTCGGCTGCGCCCCTATGAGCCATGTTCAGCTTGCGTCTATTAAAAAGCAGGGTGTGGATGTAATACTCAATCTTTGCGGTGAATTTTGCGACCTCCATGACATTGAACGTGATGCGGGATTTGATGTTCATTACATGCCGCTTGAAGATGAAGAAGCTCCTGATCTGATTGAGCTTGAGAGAGCCTTGGCGTGGATGGATGAGGCCATCTATCTGGGCAAGAAAGTTCTGATTCATTGCCGACACGGCATCGGGCGCACTGGAACAGTACTTAATGCCTACCTGTTGCGGCGGGGGCTGGGGCATAAACTTGCCGGAAAGAAGATGAAAAAACTTCGTTCCAAGCCGGCGAATTTTGTTCAGTGGTGGACGGTGCGCAAATATGGACGGCAAAGCGGAAAACTAACTGCGCGTGCTCCTTCACTTGAGTTTAAGCGGCTGGTTGATCTTGCTCCTTTTTTTAATGACTACTACAAACTTGTGGAAGAGGTTGAGAGCAGAGCCGCCGAAACAGCAGGGCGCAAGCTCTGCGGTCTTGATGATGACCATTGCTGCCGGACTCCGGTCAGCCTGACTTTGGTTGAGGCGTTGCATGTCAGCCACAGCATTAATCTTGAACTTCGGCAGGATGTCCGCCTCAAGGTTATTGAGAAGGCGGTAGAAACGGCCCGTGCTGAACGGCGCACGGTAAGTGATTTGAACTCTGAGGGTAAAACGAAGTACTGTCTTTCCAGAGCCGGAGCTGAATGTCCTTTGCTCGAAAATGGAAAATGTCTTTTATTTGACTACCGCCCCCTGCAATGCCGGGCTTTTGGTCTGGATATTTCAAGAGATGGCAGGCTCTGGCATGATACATTGATTCCTGCTCTGGATAAAGTTTCACTGGAAGTCTGGTTTGCCTACACTGGGATGCTTCATGATGAAACCATGCCCTTGTTTTCTCTGCCGGATGTGGTGTCGGGTAAGTTCATTGAGCAGCTTTTCAAGCTTATGATGACTTTTGGAATTGATGATAATTTGTAA
- a CDS encoding phenylacetate--CoA ligase family protein — protein MTDIHYADINTAEMYQLEKLNQILSSATEAPFYKKRYKGIELPLKNIGELSALPVIDKQSLCSEGQTCNNALFTRTTGGFYTFSTGGTSGRMTFARYGLDEFSEICEGTAYGLAACGIAPGDVVANCIRAGAFWTGFLVTYRALEQVRCNILPITDNQPIERTLEFLEMMRPNTLFGISPTLVQIAQEACRRKVNLNIEKVGFASTPLTTQQQDYLTAVWPDATFHSAGYGAAEVGPIGFQCKHCTGTQHHILQPHCIVERDDDGGIIATSLIRTMQPAIRMKVGDNIEWIDEPCPCGRTSPRFKLLQRSDEILEFNHDAMSLEQIGSCLGKFKQLAPVFQVRLELNGNEIDIIIRVEAGDCEAVDDYELASNVYRCLSEDIETLGKNREKNNIRAVKVLVVPTGGIPRIEATGKIRRVIDKRF, from the coding sequence ATGACTGATATTCATTATGCTGATATAAATACAGCCGAAATGTACCAGCTTGAAAAGCTGAATCAAATACTCAGCTCAGCCACTGAGGCCCCTTTCTATAAAAAACGCTATAAGGGCATTGAGTTACCGCTGAAAAACATCGGCGAATTATCCGCCCTTCCGGTTATCGATAAACAATCCCTCTGCTCAGAAGGGCAAACTTGCAATAACGCCCTTTTCACCCGCACCACCGGTGGATTTTACACCTTCTCCACCGGAGGAACTTCCGGACGGATGACCTTTGCCCGATACGGGCTAGATGAATTCAGTGAAATCTGCGAAGGAACTGCATACGGACTTGCTGCATGCGGCATTGCGCCCGGCGATGTGGTCGCGAACTGCATCAGGGCGGGAGCCTTCTGGACCGGTTTTCTGGTTACCTACCGTGCTCTGGAACAGGTTCGCTGCAATATTCTACCTATCACCGACAACCAGCCTATTGAAAGAACATTGGAGTTTCTTGAAATGATGCGTCCGAACACCTTGTTCGGCATCTCGCCAACGCTGGTACAAATAGCGCAGGAGGCATGCCGCCGCAAAGTCAATTTAAACATTGAAAAAGTTGGTTTTGCTTCGACTCCCCTGACCACACAGCAGCAAGACTACCTGACTGCCGTCTGGCCCGATGCGACTTTTCATTCAGCTGGATACGGGGCTGCGGAAGTAGGCCCCATCGGATTTCAGTGTAAACATTGCACAGGCACGCAGCATCATATCCTGCAACCGCACTGCATTGTCGAACGGGACGATGATGGAGGTATCATTGCCACCTCGCTGATCCGCACAATGCAACCGGCCATTCGCATGAAAGTGGGTGACAATATTGAATGGATTGATGAGCCATGCCCCTGTGGACGCACCAGCCCCCGCTTCAAACTGCTGCAACGATCCGATGAAATTCTGGAATTCAACCATGATGCCATGTCGCTTGAACAGATCGGCTCCTGTCTTGGTAAATTTAAACAGCTTGCGCCTGTTTTTCAGGTCAGACTTGAACTGAACGGTAACGAAATAGATATCATCATAAGGGTTGAGGCTGGAGACTGTGAAGCGGTAGATGACTATGAACTGGCCAGCAATGTCTACAGATGTTTAAGTGAAGATATTGAAACTCTTGGCAAAAACCGTGAAAAAAACAACATCAGAGCCGTCAAAGTTCTCGTAGTTCCGACCGGAGGAATTCCGCGTATCGAGGCTACAGGTAAGATCAGGCGGGTCATTGATAAACGATTTTAA